A DNA window from Actinokineospora baliensis contains the following coding sequences:
- a CDS encoding response regulator transcription factor, with amino-acid sequence MRLLVVDDDPDVRESVRRGLEFEGYQVVTAADGVEALQVIDTSPPDLAVLDLMMPRLDGLQTCRRLRAAGVRLPVLMLTARDALGDRVTGLDAGADDYLVKPFALEELLARVRALLKQNRHRVPPPAALRYADLLLDPHTREVVRAGHRIDLTPTEFDLLAAFLAAPERVLTKQHLKHTVWGHDHGTNNLDVYIGYLRRKTEAGEHPRLLHTVRGVGFVLRELP; translated from the coding sequence GTGCGACTGCTGGTGGTGGACGACGACCCCGACGTGCGGGAGAGCGTGCGGCGCGGCCTGGAGTTCGAGGGCTACCAGGTCGTCACCGCCGCCGACGGCGTCGAGGCGCTGCAGGTGATCGACACCTCGCCGCCGGACCTCGCGGTGCTCGATCTGATGATGCCGCGCCTGGACGGTTTGCAGACCTGCCGCAGGTTGCGCGCGGCGGGCGTCCGGCTACCGGTGTTGATGCTCACCGCACGCGACGCGTTGGGCGATCGAGTGACCGGCCTTGACGCGGGCGCCGACGACTACCTGGTCAAACCGTTCGCCCTGGAGGAGTTGCTGGCCCGCGTCCGCGCTCTGCTCAAGCAGAACCGGCACCGCGTGCCACCACCGGCGGCCCTGCGCTACGCGGACCTGCTGCTGGACCCGCACACCCGCGAGGTCGTGCGCGCCGGGCACCGGATCGACTTGACCCCCACCGAGTTCGACCTGCTGGCCGCTTTCCTCGCCGCGCCGGAACGCGTGTTGACCAAACAGCACCTCAAGCACACCGTGTGGGGCCACGACCACGGCACCAACAACCTCGACGTCTACATCGGGTACCTGCGGCGCAAGACCGAGGCGGGCGAGCACCCGCGCCTGCTGCACACCGTGCGCGGCGTGGGGTTCGTGCTGCGGGAGCTGCCGTGA
- a CDS encoding HAMP domain-containing sensor histidine kinase, whose translation MSDERRMLLRSRIALITACVFAVAIAAISTLTWFATRHNLRAQLDESLLAGLPPPGVSPPPGARVPEFGLLCAVSITDEDLQRFLQGVQLLKADGTTCAPTGVDLVVTDSSDHVVRANTLRDGETRSGVSVRVLLHPLPNGDVLAISRDVGEIDATLTNLANVLVVVSVLGAVLVAAAGQLLTRRALVPMERLTETAEHIARTEDLATPVTVSGQDEVGRLGRAFTAMTAALAESRRRQRDLVNDAAHELRTPLTSLRTNIDLLVRSEHTGRALPGDERAVVLERLQAQSREFSDLVTELVVLARDDRELAREPVEVAGVIDRAVGRARSRATGHVFQVEHEPWSTTGDAGALERSVLNLLDNAIKFSPADSTITVRSRPGWLTVTDEGPGLPAEHHHQAFDRFWRAPDARALPGSGLGLAIVADIVKAHGGTVRFAEPRPGKGATIRVELPRAAP comes from the coding sequence GTGAGCGACGAGCGGCGGATGCTGCTGCGCAGCCGGATCGCGTTGATCACCGCGTGCGTGTTCGCCGTGGCGATCGCCGCGATCAGCACCCTCACCTGGTTCGCGACCCGGCACAACCTGCGTGCCCAGCTCGACGAGTCGTTGTTGGCCGGTCTGCCGCCGCCGGGGGTGAGCCCGCCGCCGGGCGCGCGGGTGCCGGAGTTCGGCCTCCTGTGCGCGGTCAGCATCACCGACGAAGACCTCCAGCGGTTCCTGCAAGGCGTGCAGCTGCTCAAGGCCGACGGCACCACGTGCGCGCCCACCGGGGTGGATCTGGTCGTCACCGACTCCAGCGACCACGTCGTGCGGGCCAACACCCTGCGCGACGGCGAGACCCGGTCCGGCGTGTCCGTGCGCGTCCTGCTCCACCCGCTCCCGAACGGCGACGTCCTGGCCATCAGCCGCGACGTCGGCGAGATCGACGCCACCCTCACGAACCTCGCCAACGTCCTGGTCGTGGTGTCGGTCCTCGGCGCGGTGCTGGTCGCGGCCGCGGGGCAACTGCTCACCCGCCGCGCGCTGGTCCCGATGGAGCGGCTGACCGAGACCGCCGAGCACATCGCCCGCACCGAGGACCTGGCGACCCCGGTCACCGTCTCCGGTCAGGACGAGGTCGGCAGGCTCGGGCGGGCGTTCACCGCGATGACCGCCGCGCTGGCCGAGTCCCGCCGCAGGCAGCGCGACCTGGTCAACGACGCCGCCCACGAGCTGCGCACCCCGCTGACCAGCCTGCGGACCAACATCGACCTGCTGGTCCGCAGCGAGCACACCGGCCGGGCGCTGCCCGGCGACGAGCGGGCCGTGGTGCTCGAGCGCCTGCAGGCCCAGAGCCGCGAGTTCAGCGACCTCGTCACCGAACTGGTCGTCCTCGCCCGCGATGACCGCGAACTGGCCCGCGAGCCCGTCGAGGTGGCCGGGGTGATCGACCGGGCAGTGGGCCGCGCCCGCAGCCGCGCCACCGGGCACGTGTTCCAGGTCGAGCACGAACCGTGGTCCACCACGGGGGACGCGGGGGCCTTGGAGCGCAGCGTGCTCAACCTGCTCGACAACGCGATCAAGTTCTCCCCGGCCGACTCGACCATCACGGTCCGCTCCCGCCCCGGCTGGCTCACCGTCACCGATGAAGGCCCCGGCCTTCCCGCCGAACACCACCACCAAGCTTTCGACCGCTTCTGGCGCGCCCCCGACGCCCGCGCCCTCCCCGGCTCCGGCCTCGGCCTGGCCATCGTCGCCGACATCGTCAAAGCCCACGGCGGCACCGTCCGCTTCGCCGAACCACGCCCCGGCAAAGGCGCCACCATCCGCGTCGAGCTGCCGCGTGCGGCACCGTGA
- a CDS encoding ABC transporter substrate-binding protein: MKRSRSSMTTVATTSGLLSAVSRGGTTPGAGYDAAVAGVVNPSDHRGGTLVLDNSGDWDSIDPGNTYVAYAWNFARLYARTLTTSSAGEGLVPDLATSLGQVSADGLTWTYRLKPDLLMEDGEPITSAMVRHAIERSASYSSALPIGPVYWRAFLRDNGISTPDPLTITFRLSRPMAEFDHLVSMPQTAPVPPARDTGPDYYRRPLSSGPYQVEDYAPGERLELTRNPRWNPATDPVRAQLVDRVVVNLNVDADEIDRRLFAGEAHLAVEGGGVQRRGQAELLARRELRSNADNPINGFVWYAAISTVLPPLDNVHCRRAVLYAADHAALQGAFGGPVGGRIAPTMLPPTIPGSPPADYDPYGFLSNPRGDLAAATAELAAGGHPNGFATTISFRDNRPKEQAAAEALRDSLARVGIRADLLGYPSGEIDVYPGTPEFVHSRGLGINITGWGADWPSGFGFLYAICHGGAILPTSNSNISELDDPAVNDLLDRVMTTAGAAQRAATYREITERITELAAFLPIVHSRSLLYRNPEVTNVGVNPTLQMYDYARLGVRPR; the protein is encoded by the coding sequence GTGAAGCGAAGCCGGTCGTCGATGACCACCGTGGCCACGACTTCGGGCCTGCTGTCGGCCGTGAGCCGTGGTGGGACCACCCCGGGTGCAGGCTACGACGCCGCTGTAGCCGGGGTGGTGAACCCCTCCGACCACCGCGGTGGCACCCTCGTCCTCGACAACTCCGGTGACTGGGACTCGATCGACCCGGGCAACACCTACGTCGCCTACGCCTGGAACTTCGCGCGGCTCTACGCCCGCACGCTGACCACGTCCTCGGCGGGCGAAGGGCTGGTGCCCGACCTGGCCACCAGCCTCGGCCAGGTCAGCGCCGACGGCCTCACCTGGACCTACCGCCTCAAACCCGACCTCCTCATGGAGGACGGCGAGCCGATCACCTCGGCCATGGTCAGGCACGCGATCGAGCGCTCGGCCAGCTACTCGTCGGCGTTGCCCATCGGCCCGGTCTACTGGCGCGCGTTCCTGCGCGACAACGGGATCTCGACACCGGACCCGCTCACGATCACCTTCCGGTTGAGCAGGCCGATGGCCGAGTTCGACCACCTGGTGAGCATGCCGCAGACCGCCCCGGTCCCACCCGCCCGCGACACCGGCCCCGACTACTACCGGCGGCCGTTGTCCAGCGGCCCCTACCAGGTCGAGGACTACGCCCCGGGTGAGCGGCTGGAACTGACCAGGAATCCCCGGTGGAACCCCGCCACCGACCCGGTCCGCGCGCAGTTGGTCGACCGGGTGGTCGTCAACCTCAACGTCGACGCCGACGAGATCGACAGGAGGCTGTTCGCGGGCGAGGCGCACCTCGCCGTGGAGGGCGGTGGGGTACAGCGGCGCGGCCAAGCCGAACTCCTGGCCCGGCGGGAACTGAGGAGCAACGCGGACAACCCGATCAACGGTTTCGTCTGGTACGCCGCGATCAGCACCGTCCTGCCACCGCTGGACAACGTGCACTGCAGGCGGGCGGTGCTCTACGCCGCGGACCACGCCGCCCTCCAGGGCGCGTTCGGTGGTCCGGTCGGCGGGCGGATCGCGCCGACCATGCTCCCGCCGACGATCCCCGGATCCCCACCCGCCGACTACGACCCGTACGGGTTCCTCAGCAACCCCCGCGGAGACCTGGCCGCGGCCACGGCTGAGCTGGCGGCGGGCGGCCACCCGAACGGGTTCGCCACGACGATCTCGTTCCGCGACAACCGGCCGAAGGAACAAGCCGCCGCCGAGGCACTGCGGGACTCGCTCGCCCGCGTGGGCATCCGGGCCGACCTGCTCGGTTACCCGTCCGGCGAGATCGACGTGTACCCGGGCACCCCGGAGTTCGTGCACTCCCGCGGCCTCGGGATCAACATCACCGGGTGGGGCGCGGACTGGCCGTCGGGATTCGGGTTCCTGTACGCGATCTGCCACGGCGGCGCGATCCTGCCGACCAGCAACTCCAACATCTCCGAGTTGGACGACCCCGCCGTCAACGACCTGCTCGACCGGGTGATGACCACCGCGGGAGCCGCGCAGCGGGCCGCGACCTACCGGGAGATCACCGAGCGGATCACCGAGCTCGCCGCGTTCCTGCCGATCGTGCACTCGCGGTCGCTGCTGTACCGGAACCCGGAGGTCACCAACGTCGGGGTCAACCCGACGTTGCAGATGTACGACTACGCCCGGCTCGGAGTGCGGCCGCGTTGA
- a CDS encoding class I SAM-dependent methyltransferase has product MTGDGPHYRLGPGVAAVATGAGGALVRVLGPDRVGVSRPGDLPLRLLTHFAGPRTRESWVDGDSGGDDVGGAAARAFAEALEHRVLVADGGGQAGELDQAAVDQVAAALIGHLVRLRAHLAASDPGTAPPGDPALVLHLSLHLVRELADQVAVAHRARSAAVAADLAEGGPVRLHLGCGEHPMAGWVNIDLVSPAADLRVDVRDGLPFADDSAEAVYIAHLLEHLEYPADAGAVLAECVRVLAPGAVLRVAVPDIAAFARAYVEGRAEFFAEFERRWERAPSASPLAAFLHYAGAGEFPWVADRHRFGYDEATLAALLAGSGLVGVRRCVPGDSRVGDPRLDYSWANEATGAGLPYTLIMEGEVPR; this is encoded by the coding sequence GTGACCGGCGACGGCCCGCACTACCGGCTCGGCCCCGGCGTGGCCGCGGTGGCGACCGGCGCGGGCGGCGCGCTCGTCCGGGTGCTGGGCCCGGACCGGGTCGGGGTGTCGCGCCCCGGCGATCTCCCTCTGCGACTGCTCACCCACTTCGCCGGGCCGCGCACCCGGGAGTCCTGGGTGGACGGTGACAGCGGCGGTGACGACGTGGGCGGTGCCGCGGCGAGGGCGTTCGCCGAAGCACTCGAACACCGGGTGTTGGTAGCCGACGGGGGTGGGCAGGCGGGTGAACTCGACCAGGCCGCCGTGGACCAGGTCGCGGCCGCGCTGATCGGGCACCTCGTGCGCTTGAGAGCGCACCTGGCGGCCTCTGACCCCGGCACCGCCCCGCCCGGTGATCCAGCTTTGGTGCTGCACCTGTCCCTGCACCTGGTGCGGGAGCTGGCCGATCAGGTCGCCGTGGCGCACCGGGCGAGGTCGGCCGCCGTGGCGGCTGACCTCGCCGAGGGCGGCCCGGTCCGACTGCACCTGGGCTGCGGCGAGCACCCCATGGCGGGCTGGGTCAACATCGACCTGGTTTCCCCCGCCGCCGACCTGCGGGTGGACGTGCGCGACGGTCTGCCTTTCGCCGACGACTCGGCCGAGGCCGTCTACATCGCGCACCTGCTGGAGCACCTGGAATACCCCGCGGACGCGGGCGCGGTGCTCGCCGAGTGCGTCCGCGTGCTGGCGCCCGGTGCGGTGCTGCGGGTCGCGGTGCCCGATATCGCCGCGTTCGCCCGGGCCTACGTCGAGGGCCGCGCGGAGTTCTTCGCCGAGTTCGAACGGCGCTGGGAGCGCGCGCCATCGGCGTCGCCGTTGGCCGCCTTCCTGCACTACGCGGGGGCCGGGGAGTTCCCGTGGGTCGCCGACCGCCACCGCTTCGGCTACGACGAGGCGACCCTGGCCGCGCTGCTGGCGGGTTCGGGGCTGGTCGGCGTGCGCCGCTGCGTCCCCGGCGACAGCCGCGTCGGCGACCCCCGGCTCGACTACTCGTGGGCGAACGAGGCGACCGGCGCCGGACTGCCGTACACCCTGATCATGGAAGGCGAGGTGCCGCGGTGA
- a CDS encoding carbamoyltransferase family protein, with translation MSAPYVIGFSDSVHDRALCLFHGAEPVVAIEEERLTRLRHGLDFQGLDRHDAAVFTKLDLDGGSSAEHTARLRRMVDYCLSAAGVAESDVRLWIGNSLHTAFPLLDRAVYLNHHLAHAASAFYGSAAAEAAVLVLDGYGDATGQDAYEAVSIYRGDERGLTLLHQVSGRPDGIHLSESLGIFYRVGTVLSGFTVVDEGKAMGLAGYGTPRHLDRLLARMRFGESVVEIDNEGIWKDMREVPAASFAERADVAASFQAALERVMLFYARVARRLTGSDVLCVAGGVALNCLGNQRVLTESGFDDVFVFPAAADNGISLGAAYYGAHVILGQERTGGLATPCLGRAYARSDTAGALAEAGLDAEISDVGQDECARRAAAHLADGELVMWFQEGSEIGPRALGHRSVFGDPRSVDTRDHLNAAVKSREPFRPLAPIVLEEHVSEWFDCGRSPHMLFTPPVRPRTAELAPAVVHVDGTARVQTLAATDNPVVHLLLREFLGRTGVPLVINTSFNLRGEPIVETPLDAVTAFAESPVRVLCADGFHVVKHGLRR, from the coding sequence GTGAGCGCCCCCTACGTCATCGGTTTCTCCGACTCGGTGCACGACCGGGCGCTGTGCCTGTTCCACGGCGCTGAGCCGGTCGTGGCCATCGAGGAGGAGCGGCTCACCCGGCTGCGGCACGGCCTGGACTTCCAGGGCCTGGACCGCCACGACGCCGCCGTGTTCACCAAGCTGGACCTCGACGGCGGGTCCTCGGCCGAGCACACGGCGCGGCTGCGGCGGATGGTCGACTACTGCCTGTCGGCGGCGGGGGTGGCCGAGTCGGACGTGCGGCTGTGGATCGGGAACTCGCTGCACACCGCGTTCCCCCTGCTCGACCGGGCGGTGTACCTCAACCACCACCTCGCGCACGCGGCGTCGGCGTTCTACGGGTCGGCGGCGGCGGAGGCGGCGGTGCTGGTGCTCGACGGCTACGGCGACGCCACCGGCCAGGACGCCTACGAGGCGGTGTCGATCTACCGCGGTGACGAGCGCGGCTTGACGCTGCTGCACCAGGTCTCCGGGCGCCCCGACGGGATCCACTTGAGCGAGTCGCTCGGCATCTTCTACCGCGTCGGGACCGTGCTGTCCGGCTTCACCGTGGTCGACGAGGGCAAGGCGATGGGGCTCGCCGGGTACGGGACCCCGCGCCACCTCGACCGGTTGCTGGCCAGGATGCGCTTCGGCGAGTCCGTGGTGGAGATCGACAACGAGGGCATCTGGAAGGACATGCGCGAGGTGCCCGCCGCCTCCTTCGCGGAGCGGGCCGACGTCGCAGCCAGTTTCCAGGCCGCGCTCGAGCGGGTCATGCTGTTCTACGCCCGCGTGGCCCGACGGCTCACCGGCAGCGACGTGCTGTGCGTGGCGGGCGGGGTCGCGCTCAACTGCCTGGGCAACCAGCGGGTGCTCACCGAATCCGGGTTCGACGACGTGTTCGTCTTCCCCGCGGCGGCCGACAACGGCATCTCCCTCGGCGCCGCCTACTACGGCGCGCACGTGATCCTCGGGCAGGAACGGACCGGCGGGCTCGCCACGCCGTGCCTCGGCAGGGCCTATGCGCGCTCGGACACAGCAGGCGCCCTGGCGGAGGCGGGGCTGGACGCCGAGATCAGCGATGTCGGCCAGGACGAGTGCGCCCGCCGCGCCGCCGCGCACCTCGCCGACGGCGAACTGGTGATGTGGTTCCAGGAGGGGTCGGAGATCGGCCCCCGGGCCCTCGGCCACCGCAGCGTGTTCGGCGACCCGCGCTCGGTCGACACCCGCGACCACCTCAACGCGGCGGTGAAGTCCCGGGAGCCGTTCCGGCCGCTCGCCCCGATCGTGCTGGAGGAGCACGTGTCGGAGTGGTTCGACTGCGGCCGCTCACCGCACATGCTGTTCACCCCGCCGGTCCGGCCGCGGACCGCGGAGCTGGCTCCGGCCGTCGTGCACGTCGACGGGACCGCGCGGGTGCAGACCCTCGCCGCGACCGACAACCCCGTCGTGCACCTGCTGCTGCGGGAGTTCCTGGGTCGCACCGGGGTGCCGCTGGTCATCAACACCTCGTTCAACCTGCGCGGTGAGCCGATCGTGGAAACCCCGCTCGACGCGGTGACCGCGTTCGCCGAGTCGCCGGTCCGGGTGTTGTGCGCCGACGGGTTCCACGTGGTCAAGCACGGGCTGCGGCGGTGA
- a CDS encoding aminotransferase class I/II-fold pyridoxal phosphate-dependent enzyme codes for MVNDAGPAFTPLSAAETAPGALGMWLAEMGLPGAECVRQAIRGYADGTLSYPVGFDFATDSLRRWLRHRHRWSVGADQVHWYSGAVHAIAATVLATTDPGDTVVVMTPAYPPMLRAVGELGRRLVRWPLGPDGQVDAAALARLVELRRPPLVVLTSPHNPTGRVFSGAELRAVAEVVRAGSAFVLSDEVFADVVFTGSRHTPFAAACPETADRVVSVVSASKAFNLAGLRCAAAVAGAEAAQRLATVAPALTGTTSVVAALAASAAWDHGEPWLTETLRQLSANRERLFTALGTEIPLLAGTPPEGTYLAWLAAAGPLAATGDVQAALVDAGVDLAGGQPFGGSPARVRMCFACAPEVLETAISRLSRVNAAALRAGRSRTSATSG; via the coding sequence GTGGTGAACGACGCCGGGCCCGCGTTCACCCCGCTGTCCGCGGCCGAGACCGCGCCGGGAGCGCTCGGCATGTGGCTCGCCGAGATGGGGCTGCCGGGCGCTGAGTGCGTGCGCCAGGCGATCCGCGGCTACGCGGACGGCACGCTGAGCTACCCGGTGGGGTTCGACTTCGCCACCGACAGCCTGCGGAGGTGGCTGCGCCACCGGCACCGCTGGTCGGTCGGGGCCGACCAGGTCCACTGGTACTCCGGTGCGGTGCACGCCATCGCGGCGACCGTGCTGGCGACGACCGACCCCGGGGACACGGTCGTCGTGATGACCCCGGCGTACCCGCCGATGCTGCGCGCCGTCGGCGAGCTGGGCAGGCGCTTGGTGCGCTGGCCCCTGGGTCCTGACGGTCAGGTCGACGCGGCGGCCCTCGCGCGGCTCGTGGAACTGCGGCGGCCACCGCTGGTGGTCCTGACCAGTCCGCACAACCCGACCGGCCGGGTGTTCAGCGGCGCGGAGCTGCGCGCCGTCGCGGAGGTCGTTCGGGCGGGGTCGGCGTTCGTGCTCTCCGACGAGGTGTTCGCCGACGTCGTGTTCACCGGGTCCCGGCACACGCCGTTCGCGGCGGCGTGCCCCGAGACCGCGGACCGGGTGGTGTCGGTCGTGTCGGCGAGCAAGGCGTTCAACCTGGCGGGCCTGCGCTGCGCGGCGGCTGTCGCCGGGGCCGAAGCAGCACAACGCCTCGCCACGGTGGCGCCCGCGCTGACCGGGACCACGTCCGTGGTCGCCGCGCTCGCGGCGAGCGCGGCCTGGGACCACGGGGAGCCGTGGTTGACCGAGACCCTGCGGCAGTTGAGCGCCAACCGCGAGCGGCTGTTCACCGCTCTGGGCACGGAGATCCCGTTGCTGGCCGGTACTCCCCCGGAGGGCACCTACCTGGCGTGGCTGGCCGCGGCCGGGCCGCTGGCGGCCACCGGCGACGTCCAAGCCGCGTTGGTCGACGCCGGGGTCGACCTCGCGGGCGGGCAGCCCTTCGGCGGGAGCCCCGCCCGGGTGCGGATGTGCTTCGCCTGCGCGCCCGAGGTGCTGGAGACGGCCATCAGCAGGCTGTCGCGGGTCAACGCGGCCGCACTCCGAGCCGGGCGTAGTCGTACATCTGCAACGTCGGGTTGA
- a CDS encoding GNAT family N-acetyltransferase, whose amino-acid sequence MPFALTSVTSISALGQAVWDRLAAGCSVYSCYPWLRYVETHSDAEVAYLVVALDGRPVAALPLYTFLGDAPRYYDPAVLFDLPRRRPLVVGGTREGYVSEILVDDDLSPADRRAAAGLLLSEVRDRAAASGGAGVVLYLPDHTVDLVSPLVGADDRLFVVDADAVIAVPPGGIDEHLDSLPARQRQFRREMRRFERSGCSVRVSRLGDCYTELGGLSAQLLGKYGRVVDPVAEVHRFGRQAAETSGISTVFSAHLESTMVGFGHFIRWGDTFYARSAGFDYSVAREASLYFNLLYYQAIQYASEHGIRWINYGCDAFDAKTARGARLRPLWALLLNTADHPLAHIDPDHEGGARLADFEKFDPAVRTPTVLAHAG is encoded by the coding sequence TTGCCGTTCGCGTTGACCTCGGTCACGTCAATTTCCGCGCTGGGCCAAGCGGTGTGGGACAGGCTGGCGGCGGGGTGCTCGGTGTACTCGTGCTACCCGTGGCTGCGCTACGTGGAGACCCACAGCGACGCCGAGGTGGCCTACCTGGTTGTCGCCCTTGACGGGCGGCCCGTCGCCGCGCTGCCGCTGTACACGTTTCTCGGGGACGCGCCGCGCTATTACGACCCGGCGGTGCTCTTCGACCTGCCGCGGCGGCGTCCGCTGGTTGTCGGTGGTACGCGGGAGGGGTATGTCAGCGAGATCCTCGTCGATGACGACCTCTCCCCCGCCGACCGGCGCGCCGCGGCCGGGTTGCTGTTGTCCGAGGTCCGTGACCGCGCCGCGGCCTCGGGGGGTGCCGGTGTCGTGCTGTACCTGCCCGACCACACCGTTGACCTGGTGAGCCCGCTGGTCGGCGCGGACGACCGGCTGTTCGTGGTCGACGCGGACGCTGTCATCGCGGTGCCACCGGGCGGGATCGACGAGCACCTGGACTCACTGCCCGCCAGGCAACGCCAGTTCCGCAGGGAGATGCGCCGCTTCGAGCGCAGCGGTTGCTCGGTGCGGGTGAGCAGGCTCGGCGACTGCTACACCGAACTGGGCGGGCTGTCGGCGCAACTGCTGGGCAAGTACGGCCGCGTCGTGGACCCGGTGGCGGAGGTGCACAGGTTCGGCAGGCAGGCGGCCGAGACCAGCGGGATCAGCACGGTCTTCAGCGCGCACCTGGAGTCCACAATGGTCGGTTTCGGTCACTTCATCCGCTGGGGCGACACGTTCTACGCCCGCTCGGCCGGGTTCGACTACTCGGTCGCCCGCGAGGCCTCGCTCTACTTCAACCTGCTCTACTACCAAGCGATCCAGTACGCCTCGGAGCACGGCATCCGCTGGATCAACTACGGCTGCGACGCTTTCGACGCCAAGACCGCCCGAGGGGCTCGGCTGCGCCCGCTGTGGGCTCTGCTGCTCAACACCGCGGACCACCCGCTCGCGCACATCGACCCGGACCACGAGGGCGGTGCCAGGTTGGCGGACTTCGAGAAGTTCGACCCGGCCGTGCGCACCCCGACCGTCCTGGCCCACGCGGGCTGA
- a CDS encoding aldo/keto reductase — protein sequence MIPRRPVGRSGLRVSALSLGAMTFGDGPFGAIGAEPGAVDGIVGLALDSGVDTFDTANAYGDSEVVLGKAIGKRRRDVVLCTKVRFPTGAADAGAAPASSTYGLSRSAVLRSVEESLGRLDTDWIDVLWLHMQDRTVPIEETLGTCDALVRAGKVRYIGVSNFAAYRATEAVLRAEARGTAGPVALQVPWSLVTRDVERELVPAAKHLGLGVLVYSPLARGFLSGKYHPGAEPPAGARLARWRAELAEYDTERNWRVLAALREIADDRGTEVGTVALAWTLARRPVASIVLGARTREQLAANLRAADLVLGSDERARLDEVSTPRWGYPCDFIGRFEPW from the coding sequence GTGATCCCGCGGCGCCCGGTCGGCCGGTCCGGGTTGCGGGTGAGCGCGCTGTCGCTGGGCGCGATGACCTTCGGTGACGGCCCGTTCGGCGCGATCGGCGCCGAACCGGGCGCGGTCGACGGCATCGTCGGGCTCGCGCTGGACTCCGGGGTCGACACCTTCGACACGGCCAACGCCTACGGCGACAGCGAGGTGGTGTTGGGGAAGGCGATCGGCAAGCGCCGCCGCGACGTCGTCTTGTGCACCAAAGTCCGCTTCCCCACCGGGGCGGCTGACGCGGGCGCGGCGCCCGCGTCGAGCACCTACGGGCTCTCGCGCAGCGCGGTGCTGCGCTCGGTGGAGGAGTCGCTCGGACGGCTGGACACCGACTGGATCGACGTGCTCTGGCTGCACATGCAGGACCGCACCGTGCCCATCGAGGAGACGCTGGGCACCTGCGACGCGCTCGTGCGGGCGGGCAAGGTCCGCTACATCGGGGTGTCGAACTTCGCCGCCTACCGGGCGACCGAGGCGGTGCTGCGCGCCGAGGCCCGCGGGACCGCGGGTCCGGTGGCGCTGCAGGTCCCCTGGTCGTTGGTGACCCGCGACGTCGAGCGGGAGCTGGTGCCCGCGGCCAAGCACCTCGGGCTCGGTGTGCTCGTCTACAGCCCGCTCGCCCGCGGGTTCCTCAGCGGCAAGTACCACCCCGGCGCCGAGCCCCCCGCCGGTGCGCGGCTGGCCCGGTGGCGGGCCGAACTGGCCGAGTACGACACCGAGCGGAACTGGCGGGTGCTGGCCGCGCTGCGGGAGATCGCCGACGACCGCGGCACCGAGGTGGGGACCGTCGCACTCGCGTGGACGCTGGCCAGGCGTCCGGTCGCCTCGATCGTGCTCGGCGCGCGCACCCGCGAGCAACTGGCGGCGAACTTGCGCGCCGCCGACCTGGTACTCGGGTCGGACGAGCGCGCACGGCTCGACGAGGTCTCAACGCCGCGGTGGGGCTATCCGTGCGACTTCATCGGTCGGTTCGAGCCGTGGTGA